Proteins encoded together in one Benincasa hispida cultivar B227 chromosome 1, ASM972705v1, whole genome shotgun sequence window:
- the LOC120092139 gene encoding 3-hydroxyacyl-[acyl-carrier-protein] dehydratase FabZ-like, translated as MAATSHSLLSFINTQCPNKPRCLLPPTNSKSLFRSPSLSFRSKSLPTFRCSLNNDDDPIEKKFASFPTVMDINEIRKILPHRFPILLVDRVIEYNPGVSVVAIKNVTINESFFPGHFPERPIMPGVLMVEALAQTGGIVMLQPEVGGSRENFFFVGIDKVRFRKPVIAGDTLVMRMTLVKLQKKFGIAKMEGKAYVGGEVVCEGEFLMAMGKEE; from the exons ATGGCTGCCACTTCCCATTCTCTCCTCTCCTTCATCAATACTCAATGCCCCAACAAACCCAGATGCCTTCTTCCTCCTACAAACTCTAAATCCCTCTTCAGATctccttctctctcttttcGTTCGAAGTCGCTTCCCACTTTCCGCTGTTCTCTCAATAATGATGACGATCCCATTGAAAAGA AATTTGCATCTTTTCCCACTGTCATGGATATCAATGAGATTCGTAAAATTTTGCCCCACAG GTTCCCGATTCTTTTAGTCGATAGAGTGATTGAATATAATCCTGGGGTCTCGGTTGTTGCTATAAAGAATGTCACCATAAATGAGAGTTTCTTTCCAGGGCACTTCCCCGAGAGGCCCATCATGCCTGGTGTTCTCATGGTTGAG GCACTGGCTCAAACTGGCGGTATAGTTATGCTGCAACCAGAGGTGGGAGGCTCTCGCGAAAATTTCTTCTTTGTTGGTATCGATAAAGTGAGGTTTCGAAAACCTGTGATCGCAGGAGACACATTGGTCATGCGAATGACTCTTGTCAAGTTGCAGAAGAAGTTTGGAATTGCCAAAATGGAAGGGAAGGCATATGTTGGGGGGGAAGTCGTCTGCGAAGGCGAGTTCTTGATGGCAATGGGCAAAGAAGAATGA